One Rhizobiales bacterium GAS188 DNA window includes the following coding sequences:
- a CDS encoding peptide/nickel transport system substrate-binding protein gives MRPSLAVTALALFLVPALPQARADQTNFVVDLPTDPSSLDPHVQWDPDSYAVYRNVFDNLLTRDSSGKIVPQVASAWRYEDDTHVVFTIRDDIVFQDGTKLTPEDVVFSIRRITNPAFKSPQLSQFDQIVAAEVAGPKEVRVTTKTAYPVLLAQLTKLSIVPKAYVEMVGDQKFNQQPMGSGPYKFVSRTQGVSIVLEAIASYWRGKPPFARVEMHPVPDESTRIADVRTGRTDITRILSTDNADQLRHDQAMNVLWTPTERVTMVALNALDGPGKDRRVREAIAGAVDRDTIIEALLKGYAKPVNEPLTPASFGFDETIPAFAYDPNRARSLLKEAGVAPGTSVQFLTSPVFDQRIVQALQQMMTDVGLKAELKTIDLATYLKLRQGRPDEAGDVSYFRWSCGCQDADGTLFPLFHSSSAWAKYRNPGMDKALETARNTLDEAKRRAAYHEALTAIHDDIAVVPLFQDVVMFIARKPVRFQPTANESFFLFDMGWQN, from the coding sequence ATGCGACCGTCCCTCGCCGTCACCGCGCTCGCGCTCTTCCTCGTCCCGGCGCTGCCGCAGGCGCGGGCCGATCAGACGAACTTCGTGGTTGACCTGCCGACCGATCCGTCTTCGCTGGACCCGCATGTCCAATGGGATCCCGACAGCTACGCCGTCTATCGCAACGTCTTCGACAATCTCCTGACGCGCGATTCGTCGGGCAAGATCGTGCCGCAGGTGGCGAGCGCCTGGCGCTACGAGGACGATACGCATGTGGTCTTCACCATCCGCGACGACATCGTCTTCCAAGACGGCACGAAGCTGACGCCGGAGGATGTCGTCTTCTCCATCCGCCGGATCACCAATCCCGCTTTCAAGAGCCCGCAGCTCAGCCAGTTCGACCAAATCGTGGCGGCCGAGGTCGCCGGGCCGAAGGAAGTGCGGGTCACGACGAAGACGGCCTACCCCGTCCTGTTGGCGCAGCTCACCAAGCTCTCCATCGTGCCGAAGGCTTACGTCGAGATGGTCGGCGACCAAAAGTTCAACCAGCAGCCGATGGGCAGCGGTCCCTACAAATTCGTCTCCCGCACGCAGGGCGTGAGCATCGTGCTGGAGGCCATCGCGTCATACTGGCGCGGCAAGCCGCCCTTCGCGCGCGTCGAGATGCATCCGGTGCCCGACGAGTCGACCCGCATCGCCGATGTGCGCACCGGCCGCACCGACATCACCCGCATCCTCTCCACCGACAACGCGGACCAGCTCCGGCACGACCAGGCGATGAACGTGCTGTGGACGCCGACGGAGCGCGTCACCATGGTCGCGCTCAATGCGCTGGATGGGCCCGGCAAGGACCGACGCGTGCGCGAAGCCATCGCCGGCGCGGTCGATCGCGATACGATCATCGAAGCGCTGCTGAAGGGCTATGCCAAGCCGGTGAACGAGCCGCTCACCCCGGCGAGCTTCGGCTTCGACGAGACGATCCCGGCTTTCGCCTATGATCCCAACCGCGCGCGCTCCCTCCTGAAGGAGGCGGGCGTCGCCCCGGGGACGTCGGTGCAGTTCCTGACCTCGCCCGTGTTCGACCAGCGAATCGTCCAGGCCCTGCAGCAGATGATGACCGATGTGGGGTTGAAGGCGGAGCTGAAGACGATCGATCTCGCGACCTACCTCAAGCTGCGCCAGGGCCGGCCGGACGAGGCGGGCGACGTCTCCTATTTCCGCTGGTCCTGCGGCTGCCAGGATGCGGACGGCACGCTGTTCCCGCTGTTCCACTCCTCCTCCGCCTGGGCGAAATACCGCAACCCAGGGATGGACAAGGCGCTCGAGACCGCGCGCAACACGCTCGACGAGGCCAAGCGCCGCGCAGCCTATCACGAGGCGCTCACGGCCATCCACGACGACATTGCCGTCGTGCCGCTGTTCCAGGACGTGGTGATGTTCATCGCCCGCAAGCCGGTCCGCTTCCAGCCGACCGCGAATGAAAGCTTCTTCCTGTTCGACATGGGCTGGCAAAACTAG
- a CDS encoding peptide/nickel transport system permease protein: MRRLPFPTKLLLAVLLLLVAAALTAPWISPHDPLRQSLLLRLKPPGSASTLGVFLLGTDDLGRDLLSRILYGARASFAVAFLSVAVSLVVGVPLGLVAGWVRGWMAAVIMRLVDTMLSIPAILLAVLTVAVIGPSFLSLVLVLGLTRWPRYTRVAYASTLQVAAMPFVQASEMAGASTARILFRHVLPNIAGPLMVVATSEFGLMILFEAGLSFLGLGIQPPAPSWGSIMSAGRQYVERAWWLTVFPGLGLFTLVVCVNLLGDALRDRLDPRSAGR; the protein is encoded by the coding sequence GTGAGGCGGCTTCCATTCCCGACGAAGCTGCTGCTTGCGGTTTTGCTGCTGCTGGTGGCGGCCGCCTTAACGGCCCCCTGGATCTCGCCTCACGATCCGCTGCGCCAATCGCTGCTGCTGCGCCTCAAGCCGCCAGGGAGCGCGAGCACGCTCGGCGTGTTCCTGCTCGGCACGGACGATCTTGGGCGCGACCTGCTCTCGCGCATCCTCTACGGTGCGCGTGCGTCTTTCGCTGTGGCCTTCCTGTCGGTCGCGGTCTCGCTCGTCGTCGGTGTGCCGCTCGGGCTCGTTGCCGGCTGGGTGCGCGGCTGGATGGCGGCGGTGATCATGCGGCTCGTCGACACGATGCTGTCGATTCCAGCGATCCTGCTCGCGGTGCTGACCGTCGCGGTGATCGGGCCGAGCTTCCTCAGCCTCGTTCTTGTGCTCGGGTTGACGCGCTGGCCGCGCTACACGCGCGTCGCCTATGCCTCGACGTTGCAGGTGGCGGCAATGCCTTTCGTCCAGGCGAGCGAGATGGCGGGGGCGAGCACGGCGCGCATCCTGTTTCGCCACGTGCTGCCGAACATCGCAGGGCCCCTGATGGTGGTTGCGACCAGCGAGTTCGGGCTGATGATCCTGTTCGAGGCCGGGCTTTCGTTCCTCGGCCTCGGCATCCAGCCGCCCGCGCCGTCCTGGGGCTCGATCATGAGCGCGGGGCGGCAATATGTGGAGCGCGCCTGGTGGCTGACGGTGTTCCCGGGTCTCGGGCTGTTCACGCTGGTGGTGTGTGTCAACCTTCTGGGCGACGCGCTGCGCGACCGGCTCGATCCGCGATCGGCTGGGCGATGA
- a CDS encoding transcriptional regulator, LysR family translates to MRRDNMSDLTAFLAVARERSFTRAAAKLGVSQSALSQTVRALETRLGVRLLTRTTRSIAPTEAGERLLRTAAPRFEEIEAELASLSALREKPAGTVRISATENAAAAVLWPALQRVLPNYPDIKVEIVIDYGLTDIVAERIDAGVRPGETLAQGMIAVPIGPDMRMAVVGSPSYFEARLRPRTPQELTGHNCINLRLPTHGNLYAWEFEKGGRELKVRVEGQLVVNAASLILTSALASFGLAYLPEDTVKPYFKDRRLIRVLADWCPPFSGYHLYYPSRRQQPPAFALLVEALRYRRTSARVGEAKDRFRE, encoded by the coding sequence ATGCGCAGGGACAACATGAGCGATCTCACCGCCTTCCTGGCCGTTGCGAGAGAGCGAAGCTTTACGCGAGCGGCCGCCAAGCTCGGCGTCTCGCAGTCGGCGTTGAGCCAGACGGTGCGCGCGTTGGAAACCCGCCTCGGGGTTCGTCTGCTGACACGCACCACGCGCAGCATCGCGCCGACCGAGGCCGGCGAACGTCTCCTTCGCACAGCCGCTCCTCGCTTCGAGGAAATCGAGGCCGAGCTGGCCTCGCTGAGCGCGCTACGCGAGAAGCCAGCCGGCACGGTGCGTATCTCGGCGACCGAGAACGCGGCCGCCGCGGTCCTCTGGCCAGCTCTTCAGCGCGTCCTTCCGAATTATCCTGACATCAAAGTCGAGATCGTAATCGACTATGGCCTCACGGACATCGTGGCAGAGCGGATCGACGCTGGCGTGCGGCCGGGCGAAACTCTCGCGCAGGGGATGATCGCCGTGCCGATCGGTCCCGACATGCGCATGGCGGTCGTGGGTTCGCCATCTTATTTTGAGGCGCGACTACGGCCAAGAACGCCTCAGGAGTTGACCGGCCATAACTGTATCAATCTTCGTCTGCCGACCCACGGCAATCTTTATGCGTGGGAATTCGAGAAGGGTGGGCGCGAGCTGAAGGTTCGGGTTGAGGGGCAACTCGTGGTCAACGCGGCGTCTCTTATCCTGACCTCCGCTCTGGCGAGTTTTGGCCTTGCGTATCTGCCCGAGGACACAGTCAAACCCTATTTCAAAGACCGCCGGCTGATCCGTGTCCTGGCGGATTGGTGCCCTCCGTTCTCAGGATATCACCTTTATTACCCGAGCAGGCGACAGCAACCTCCCGCCTTCGCTTTGCTTGTCGAGGCTCTGCGCTACCGGCGCACATCAGCACGCGTAGGCGAAGCGAAAGACCGCTTTCGAGAATGA
- a CDS encoding transcriptional regulator, LysR family, with translation MKQNFTVRHGALDGVEAFLSVAQHRSFRKGAAELGVTPSAISQAIRAVEARVGAALFIRTTRSVGLTEAGERFLSRAKPAFEELVAASEVARDLGQRPAGLLRLSVPRAVVPILLEPLIASFCRAYPEVEVEIAASADLVDIAAEGFDAGIRLGQFIEADMIAVRLTPSFPLAVLGSTDYLCRRKQPERIDDLRGHACLRMRRSNGSIAPWSFVNGNEAVEAIVSGPFIANDMPTLLGAAVEGLGLAQVPGPIAAGAVKAGKLVRVLEPFAPMVPGVFLYYPGHRKIMPKLRAFIDHVKYRSSAR, from the coding sequence ATGAAGCAGAACTTCACAGTCCGACACGGCGCGCTCGACGGCGTGGAGGCGTTCCTGAGCGTCGCCCAGCACCGCAGTTTTCGCAAAGGGGCCGCGGAGCTCGGGGTAACACCATCGGCGATCAGCCAGGCGATACGCGCAGTTGAGGCGCGCGTTGGCGCAGCACTTTTCATCCGCACGACGCGCAGCGTTGGTTTGACCGAAGCCGGCGAGCGGTTCCTGTCGCGTGCAAAGCCCGCTTTCGAAGAGCTTGTCGCCGCAAGTGAGGTCGCGCGTGACCTTGGACAGCGGCCTGCCGGTCTGTTGCGCCTCTCGGTGCCGCGGGCGGTGGTGCCGATCCTGCTGGAGCCGCTGATCGCATCCTTCTGCCGGGCCTATCCGGAGGTCGAGGTGGAGATCGCCGCAAGCGCGGACCTGGTCGATATCGCTGCCGAAGGATTTGACGCCGGCATCCGGCTCGGCCAGTTCATCGAGGCCGATATGATCGCGGTGCGTCTGACGCCGTCGTTCCCGCTGGCCGTGCTCGGCAGCACCGACTATCTGTGCCGGCGCAAGCAGCCGGAGCGCATCGACGATCTGCGTGGCCACGCTTGCCTTCGCATGCGCCGCTCGAACGGGTCGATCGCGCCCTGGTCCTTTGTTAACGGCAACGAGGCGGTCGAAGCCATCGTTTCGGGACCTTTTATCGCCAACGACATGCCCACATTGCTTGGCGCCGCCGTCGAAGGATTAGGCCTTGCGCAGGTGCCCGGGCCAATTGCTGCCGGCGCGGTGAAGGCGGGGAAACTCGTGCGCGTGCTGGAACCGTTTGCGCCCATGGTGCCGGGTGTGTTTCTCTACTATCCCGGCCACCGGAAAATAATGCCGAAGCTGCGAGCATTCATCGATCACGTGAAGTACCGCTCGAGCGCCCGCTAA
- a CDS encoding peptide/nickel transport system ATP-binding protein produces the protein MSRPALEITDLVVHYAMRRGPPVQAVDGISLAIAPGETLGLVGESGCGKSTVSKAVVGLQPPTRGSVVVDGVEIAGADRRTLRAARARMQMVFQDTATSLDPRMTIGDAIGEPLLVRGIARGRALRERVASLLMEVGLRPEQAARYPHQFSGGQRQRIVIARALALRPALLVCDEPVSALDVSVRAQILNLLVDLQRTLGMANLFVSHDLSVVRHVCDRVAVMYLGRLAELAPRDALFAAPRHPYTRALLLAVPEPDPAAQRAKPRVPLAGEIPSPARPPAGCRFHTRCPIARPYCREQEPQWRRVGESMVACHFAEETTPDG, from the coding sequence ATGAGTCGGCCGGCGCTCGAAATTACGGATCTCGTGGTGCATTATGCCATGCGGCGCGGGCCGCCGGTGCAGGCGGTCGACGGGATCTCGCTCGCCATCGCTCCGGGTGAGACGTTGGGGCTCGTGGGCGAGTCGGGTTGCGGCAAATCCACCGTGTCGAAAGCGGTCGTCGGATTGCAGCCCCCGACCCGCGGCTCGGTGGTGGTGGACGGGGTGGAGATCGCAGGGGCCGACAGGCGCACGCTGCGCGCGGCGCGGGCGCGGATGCAGATGGTGTTCCAGGACACGGCGACCTCGCTCGATCCGCGCATGACGATCGGCGACGCGATCGGCGAGCCGCTGCTGGTGCGCGGGATCGCACGCGGACGGGCGCTGCGGGAGCGTGTCGCGTCGCTGCTCATGGAGGTGGGGCTGCGGCCGGAGCAAGCCGCGCGCTACCCGCACCAGTTCAGCGGCGGCCAGCGGCAGCGTATCGTCATTGCCCGCGCTCTCGCGCTGCGGCCGGCGCTGCTCGTATGCGACGAGCCGGTCAGCGCCCTGGACGTGAGCGTGCGGGCGCAGATCCTGAACCTGCTCGTCGACCTGCAACGCACGCTGGGGATGGCGAACCTGTTCGTCTCTCACGACCTCTCGGTGGTGCGGCATGTCTGCGACCGGGTCGCGGTGATGTATCTCGGCCGGCTCGCGGAACTCGCGCCGCGCGATGCGCTGTTCGCGGCGCCGCGCCACCCCTATACGCGCGCGCTGCTGCTGGCCGTGCCGGAGCCGGATCCGGCGGCGCAGCGGGCGAAGCCACGCGTGCCGCTCGCGGGCGAGATCCCGTCTCCCGCAAGGCCGCCCGCCGGCTGCCGCTTTCACACGCGCTGCCCGATCGCCCGCCCGTATTGCCGCGAGCAGGAGCCGCAATGGCGCCGTGTGGGCGAGTCGATGGTGGCGTGCCACTTTGCGGAGGAGACGACGCCGGACGGCTGA
- a CDS encoding peptide/nickel transport system permease protein, with protein sequence MRHIGSRILQAVIASFGVITIVFFVMHLSGDPTLLLVPEGATAEQIAQLRHQLGFDRPLPVQYLAYLSDLLRGDLGQSLVQRLPVSLILGSRLPYTLELAAGALAVALIVGIPAGIAMAVWRGGVVERVLAAVVLAGQSLPTFWSGILLILLFGVTLRWLPTSGADSFASLLMPSLALGALAMSTFARMTRVSVLDELSRDYVNAARARGLSMGATVVRHVLRNAAIPVITVTALEIGNLLAGAVIVETVFAWPGIGQLAMQSIQARDFLVVQAVVLFVSVTYIGLNLIADLTYAAIDPRIRSAA encoded by the coding sequence GTGCGGCACATCGGCTCGCGCATCCTCCAGGCGGTGATCGCCAGTTTCGGCGTGATCACCATCGTCTTCTTCGTGATGCATCTCTCCGGCGACCCGACGCTGCTCTTGGTGCCCGAAGGCGCGACGGCGGAGCAGATCGCTCAACTGCGCCACCAACTCGGCTTCGACCGGCCGCTGCCGGTGCAGTATCTCGCCTATTTGTCCGACCTGCTTCGTGGCGATCTCGGCCAGTCGCTGGTGCAGCGCCTGCCGGTCTCGCTGATCCTCGGCAGCCGGCTGCCGTACACGCTGGAGCTCGCCGCCGGCGCCCTTGCCGTGGCGCTGATCGTCGGCATCCCGGCCGGGATCGCCATGGCGGTGTGGCGCGGCGGGGTCGTGGAACGGGTCCTCGCGGCGGTTGTGCTGGCGGGCCAGAGCCTGCCGACCTTCTGGTCCGGCATCCTGCTGATCCTGCTGTTCGGCGTGACGCTGCGCTGGTTGCCGACATCCGGCGCGGATAGTTTCGCCTCGCTGCTGATGCCTTCGCTGGCGCTCGGTGCGCTGGCGATGTCGACCTTCGCGCGCATGACGCGGGTTTCGGTGCTCGACGAGCTCAGCCGCGACTACGTGAATGCGGCCCGCGCGCGCGGCCTGTCGATGGGGGCGACCGTCGTGCGGCACGTGCTGCGCAACGCGGCGATCCCGGTGATCACCGTGACCGCGCTCGAGATCGGCAACCTGCTCGCCGGCGCGGTGATCGTCGAGACGGTGTTCGCCTGGCCTGGAATCGGTCAGCTCGCCATGCAGTCGATCCAGGCGCGGGACTTCCTCGTCGTGCAGGCGGTCGTGTTGTTCGTCTCCGTGACCTATATCGGCCTGAACCTCATCGCCGACCTCACCTACGCTGCGATTGATCCGCGCATACGGAGCGCGGCGTGA
- a CDS encoding 4-oxalocrotonate tautomerase — MPHVIVKMYSGKSDTQKSAIAEEVAKAIMKATGHGEESVSVSIEDVAPKDWAEKVFRPDIIGKPDSLYKKPGYNPL; from the coding sequence ATGCCTCATGTCATCGTGAAAATGTACTCAGGCAAATCCGACACGCAAAAATCAGCGATCGCCGAGGAAGTCGCAAAGGCGATCATGAAAGCGACGGGCCACGGCGAGGAATCCGTCTCCGTCAGCATCGAAGACGTTGCCCCGAAAGATTGGGCGGAAAAGGTCTTCAGGCCGGACATCATCGGCAAGCCGGACAGCCTCTACAAAAAGCCCGGCTACAACCCCCTCTGA
- a CDS encoding peptide/nickel transport system ATP-binding protein/peptide/nickel transport system ATP-binding protein, whose product MSTAVSSAAILEIRDLSLSIGGARVVDGLSCAVRPGEVLALVGESGCGKSLTALAAIGLLPHAVTLEGGEVLLDGENLVALPERRLRSMRGRRIAMIFQEPLAALDQLATVGTQVAEATGRSVAAAREEVLAMLAEVGISDPARRIGQYPFELSGGMAQRVMIATALISRPAVLIADEPTTALDVTIQAQILDLLRRLAADRGTAIVLITHDMGVVADIAERVAVMYAGRIAETGPTAALFARPRHPYTALLLAALPRLSDEPKAPLAVIQGQVPLPSAFSAACRFADRCPLATERCRAEQPPLRDMGEGRQSACWHAELVQ is encoded by the coding sequence ATGAGCACCGCCGTCTCGAGCGCCGCCATCTTGGAGATCCGGGATCTTTCGCTCTCGATCGGCGGCGCGCGCGTCGTGGACGGGCTGAGCTGTGCCGTGCGGCCGGGTGAAGTGCTGGCGCTGGTGGGTGAATCCGGTTGCGGCAAATCGCTCACTGCGCTTGCAGCGATAGGGCTCTTGCCGCACGCCGTGACGCTGGAGGGCGGCGAGGTGCTGCTCGACGGGGAGAATCTCGTCGCGCTGCCGGAGCGTCGGCTGCGGTCGATGCGCGGGCGGCGCATCGCGATGATCTTCCAGGAGCCGCTGGCGGCGCTCGACCAGCTCGCGACGGTAGGCACCCAAGTGGCAGAGGCGACGGGACGGAGCGTGGCGGCGGCGCGGGAGGAGGTGCTGGCGATGCTCGCGGAAGTGGGCATCAGCGATCCTGCGCGGCGCATCGGCCAGTATCCGTTCGAGCTGTCGGGCGGGATGGCGCAGCGGGTGATGATCGCGACGGCGCTGATCTCCCGCCCCGCCGTGCTGATCGCGGACGAGCCGACCACGGCGCTCGACGTGACGATCCAGGCGCAGATCCTCGACCTGCTGCGACGCCTCGCCGCCGACCGCGGCACAGCGATCGTGCTGATCACCCACGATATGGGCGTCGTGGCGGACATCGCGGAGCGGGTGGCGGTGATGTATGCCGGGCGCATCGCCGAGACCGGGCCGACGGCAGCGCTGTTCGCCCGGCCCCGCCATCCCTATACGGCGCTGCTGCTCGCCGCCCTGCCGCGGCTGAGCGACGAGCCGAAGGCGCCGCTGGCGGTGATCCAGGGCCAGGTGCCGCTGCCCTCCGCCTTCTCCGCCGCCTGCCGCTTCGCCGATCGCTGCCCGCTCGCGACCGAACGCTGCCGGGCGGAACAGCCGCCGCTGCGGGATATGGGCGAGGGGCGGCAATCCGCCTGCTGGCATGCGGAGCTGGTCCAATGA
- a CDS encoding peptide/nickel transport system substrate-binding protein: MRRTILALAFYAALHANPSFAQKQELTIDLGSDAATLDPHVQWDTDSYSVYRNIFDNLLSRDPSGKIVPQVASAWHYTDDKTLVFDLDTDIRFQDGTKLTPEDVAFSISRIIDPSFKSPQLSQFDQIAGAEVTGPAQVTLHTKTAYPALLAQLVKLSIVPKAYVEKVGDQKFNLQPVGSGPYKLRSWQRGVSITLDAVPDYWRGKPPFQSVVFRAVPDGPTRVADLRAGRADLVRNLTPDDAEALKSERAVAVLSVPTERVAYLFVNPAAGPTKDERVRRAIAMAIDRDTLISALQQGYARPVREVLTPANFGYTNDVPAWPFDPDAARKLIADAGAKGATVQFLTSPVYDRRLNEAVQQMLADVGLNVQIVMLDQPTYLKRRQGTPEDAGGLSQGRWSCACQDADGVIFPLFRSGSIWSKYANPAFDRLVDAARSTLDESKRRDLYRQAFQILHDDVPGIGLFQDVAIYGASPKLRWQPTSNEAMFVFEMKWAE, from the coding sequence ATGCGCCGCACGATCCTGGCACTCGCTTTCTACGCTGCGTTGCATGCGAACCCGAGCTTCGCGCAGAAGCAGGAGCTCACGATCGATCTCGGCAGCGATGCAGCGACGCTCGATCCGCACGTGCAGTGGGATACGGACAGCTACAGCGTCTATCGCAACATCTTCGACAATCTCCTGAGCCGCGATCCGTCGGGCAAGATCGTGCCGCAGGTCGCATCTGCGTGGCACTACACGGACGACAAGACGCTCGTCTTCGACCTTGACACCGACATCCGGTTCCAGGACGGCACGAAGCTGACGCCGGAGGATGTGGCGTTCAGCATCTCGCGGATCATCGACCCATCCTTCAAGAGCCCGCAGCTCAGCCAGTTCGACCAGATCGCCGGCGCCGAGGTCACTGGGCCCGCGCAGGTGACGCTGCACACCAAGACGGCCTATCCGGCGCTGCTTGCGCAACTCGTCAAGCTCTCCATCGTGCCGAAGGCCTATGTCGAGAAGGTCGGCGACCAAAAGTTCAACCTCCAGCCGGTCGGCAGCGGGCCCTACAAATTGCGGAGCTGGCAGCGCGGCGTGTCGATCACGCTCGATGCGGTGCCGGATTACTGGCGCGGCAAGCCGCCTTTCCAAAGCGTCGTGTTCCGCGCGGTGCCGGATGGGCCGACGCGGGTCGCCGACCTGCGCGCCGGCCGTGCGGACCTCGTCCGCAACTTGACGCCTGACGACGCGGAAGCGCTGAAGAGCGAGCGCGCCGTCGCCGTGCTCTCCGTGCCGACCGAACGCGTCGCCTACCTGTTCGTCAACCCGGCGGCGGGGCCGACGAAGGATGAACGCGTGCGCCGCGCGATAGCGATGGCGATCGACCGGGACACGCTGATCAGCGCGTTGCAGCAGGGTTACGCGAGGCCGGTGCGCGAAGTGCTGACGCCGGCGAATTTCGGCTACACCAACGACGTGCCGGCGTGGCCATTCGATCCCGACGCCGCGCGCAAGCTGATCGCCGACGCCGGCGCCAAGGGCGCGACGGTGCAGTTTTTGACCTCGCCGGTCTACGATCGCCGGCTGAACGAGGCGGTGCAGCAGATGCTCGCCGATGTCGGGCTGAACGTGCAGATCGTCATGCTCGACCAGCCGACCTATCTGAAGCGGCGCCAGGGCACGCCCGAGGATGCCGGCGGGTTGTCGCAAGGCCGCTGGTCCTGTGCGTGCCAGGACGCGGACGGCGTTATCTTCCCGCTGTTCCGCAGCGGCTCGATCTGGTCGAAATACGCGAATCCGGCTTTCGATAGGCTGGTGGACGCTGCGCGCTCCACGCTGGACGAGAGCAAGCGGCGCGATCTCTATCGGCAGGCATTCCAGATTCTGCACGACGATGTGCCGGGTATCGGCCTGTTCCAGGACGTGGCGATCTATGGCGCCAGCCCGAAGCTCCGCTGGCAGCCCACATCGAACGAGGCGATGTTCGTCTTCGAGATGAAGTGGGCAGAGTGA
- a CDS encoding Nucleoside-diphosphate-sugar epimerase yields the protein MGPILVTGAAGSLGSNVIAEAARRRLEVRALVRDPARVDGADGVELVQGDALDPAAVTRALEGREALFHLVNVALGRDWVDTTARLLDSALIACRATGARLVFPGNVWIYGRGVPGDTIPESRAPAPCSKLGRARLAKEERLRASGVRFVVVRLPEFYGPYVQTLTGPPLKRIVAGRTGHWFGPPDVAVEFVFMPDAARVLLDVGLAPDVDGLTFHLPGASSTTPRAFFSQAIRLAGAGAFAALPGWTVRAAGVISPMAHAFADILHLWEAPVLLDGTKLRARLPGLRSTPYEDGLAATIGWLRAHPNARMYF from the coding sequence GTGGGACCCATCCTAGTGACCGGGGCGGCCGGCAGCCTTGGCTCGAACGTGATCGCCGAGGCCGCACGGCGCAGGCTGGAAGTACGTGCGCTCGTGCGCGATCCGGCGCGCGTTGACGGCGCCGACGGCGTGGAGCTGGTGCAGGGAGACGCTCTCGACCCGGCGGCCGTTACGCGCGCCCTCGAGGGCCGGGAGGCACTCTTTCACCTCGTCAACGTAGCCCTCGGCAGGGACTGGGTCGACACCACGGCCCGTCTGCTCGACAGCGCGCTGATCGCCTGTCGCGCCACGGGCGCCCGGCTTGTGTTCCCGGGCAACGTGTGGATCTACGGTCGGGGCGTGCCTGGTGATACCATTCCGGAGTCGCGGGCGCCCGCCCCTTGCTCGAAGCTCGGCCGCGCCCGCTTGGCCAAGGAAGAACGCCTTCGTGCCTCGGGCGTGCGGTTCGTGGTCGTGCGCCTTCCGGAGTTCTACGGGCCTTATGTCCAGACGCTGACCGGCCCGCCACTCAAGCGCATCGTCGCGGGGCGCACCGGCCACTGGTTCGGCCCCCCCGATGTCGCAGTCGAGTTCGTGTTCATGCCTGACGCCGCGCGCGTGCTGCTGGACGTGGGCCTAGCCCCGGATGTCGACGGCCTAACCTTTCACTTGCCAGGCGCCTCCTCCACCACGCCCCGGGCCTTTTTTTCCCAAGCCATCCGCCTTGCGGGCGCCGGCGCCTTCGCCGCGCTTCCCGGCTGGACGGTGCGCGCGGCGGGCGTGATATCGCCCATGGCGCACGCCTTCGCCGACATCCTTCACCTTTGGGAAGCCCCGGTGCTGCTCGATGGTACGAAGCTGCGCGCGCGCCTGCCCGGCCTGCGCAGCACGCCGTATGAGGACGGTCTCGCCGCCACAATCGGCTGGCTGCGCGCCCACCCGAACGCGCGGATGTATTTCTGA
- a CDS encoding Cupin domain protein, with product MEIKRSGTQPSGKGPADYFTGRVRIDPLFNPPEPARVGMALVTFEPGARTAWHTHPFGQTLIVTAGCGWVQREGGAVEEIRPGDVVWFPPGEKHWHGATATTAMSHIAVQERLNGSPVDWMEHVTDAQYQR from the coding sequence ATGGAGATCAAACGCAGCGGAACCCAGCCGTCAGGCAAAGGGCCGGCGGATTATTTCACCGGAAGGGTGCGGATCGATCCGCTGTTCAATCCGCCCGAGCCGGCCCGAGTCGGCATGGCGCTCGTCACATTTGAACCCGGGGCCCGCACCGCCTGGCACACGCATCCTTTCGGCCAGACGCTGATCGTCACGGCCGGCTGCGGCTGGGTGCAGCGTGAGGGTGGAGCTGTCGAAGAAATCCGACCGGGCGACGTCGTCTGGTTCCCGCCAGGCGAAAAGCACTGGCACGGTGCCACGGCGACGACGGCGATGAGCCACATCGCCGTTCAGGAGAGGCTCAATGGCTCTCCGGTCGATTGGATGGAGCACGTCACCGACGCGCAATACCAGCGGTAG